A region from the Candidatus Electrothrix scaldis genome encodes:
- a CDS encoding redoxin domain-containing protein, with product MKKTVSFLLVLGLTFFLTACGQEDKEQKPLKKMSEEPMPRVITMQPDGPPVVGNQAPDFTLTDIEGRTWTLSQLKGQVVFLNFWATWCPPCVSEMPAMQNLYKTLPQDQFKMLAVLYSDEANNAVNFAKKLDITLPILVDEGNQVGMNYGLTGVPETFILDKKGIIREKFRGPAEWDSADAIHMIRQYIEQ from the coding sequence AAACAGTATCTTTTCTCCTGGTCCTTGGTCTTACGTTCTTTCTTACTGCCTGCGGTCAGGAGGATAAGGAGCAAAAGCCGCTGAAAAAGATGTCTGAGGAGCCCATGCCTCGGGTGATTACCATGCAGCCTGATGGCCCTCCTGTGGTGGGGAATCAGGCCCCGGATTTCACCCTCACCGATATTGAGGGCCGGACCTGGACCCTTTCCCAGCTCAAGGGGCAGGTGGTTTTTCTCAATTTCTGGGCCACCTGGTGCCCTCCCTGTGTGAGCGAAATGCCTGCTATGCAGAATCTTTACAAGACCCTTCCCCAAGATCAGTTCAAGATGCTGGCTGTGCTGTACAGCGATGAGGCCAATAACGCGGTAAACTTTGCCAAAAAATTGGATATCACCTTGCCTATTCTTGTTGATGAAGGGAATCAGGTGGGGATGAACTACGGTCTTACCGGAGTGCCGGAAACCTTTATCCTGGATAAGAAAGGTATTATCCGGGAGAAGTTTCGGGGGCCAGCAGAATGGGATTCTGCGGATGCCATCCATATGATTCGTCAATACATCGAACAGTAA
- a CDS encoding helix-hairpin-helix domain-containing protein — protein sequence MAEERAEWDYRVPVLLLLGVLILAFSSFSSESEHQASLYYLVPAQDGEKAEVIRVPQSVSSEQASQTALPPGALAITPDMPCGVAPPEITQLFNLPLPVNQADQESLMLLPGIGPKLAARIIAFREEQGDITGPDDFIRVKGIGPKLTARLSPLLCFAPAEKKS from the coding sequence GTGGCGGAAGAACGAGCAGAATGGGATTATCGAGTTCCGGTCCTTCTGCTGCTGGGAGTGCTGATCCTGGCCTTCAGCAGTTTTTCCTCGGAGTCCGAGCATCAAGCCTCCCTGTATTATCTTGTCCCTGCCCAAGACGGGGAAAAGGCAGAGGTCATCCGTGTGCCCCAGAGCGTATCCAGCGAGCAGGCGAGTCAGACTGCACTGCCTCCTGGTGCGCTTGCCATTACTCCAGATATGCCCTGCGGGGTGGCTCCGCCGGAGATCACCCAGCTCTTCAATCTCCCCTTACCGGTGAATCAGGCAGATCAGGAAAGCCTGATGTTGCTGCCAGGGATAGGTCCTAAACTGGCAGCACGTATCATCGCCTTTCGGGAAGAGCAGGGGGACATCACCGGGCCTGATGATTTCATCCGTGTTAAGGGGATCGGCCCTAAGCTGACAGCCCGCCTGAGTCCACTCCTCTGTTTTGCTCCTGCTGAGAAAAAATCGTGA
- the miaA gene encoding tRNA (adenosine(37)-N6)-dimethylallyltransferase MiaA, with amino-acid sequence MKHPAIAPSLTSIDCPIIVLVGPTAVGKTALSLQLVQRFDCEIISMDSMQVYRHMDIGTAKPSQEEQALVPHHLIDIIDPDDQYDAARFVHDALAVIEDIASRNRTVLLTGGTGLYLKGLFEGLFAGLPADEAIRAELRQRLEQEGREALHTELCRVDPVAGARVHANDTQRLLRGLEIYLSSGRTWTELIAEQQEQKKNQRARFTRVFQVALNCERDQLYERIAQRSQIMLKQGLIAEVERLRSMGYAPELPSMQAIGYKHVNNLLSEEWNQEEMLEYLVRDTRRYAKRQMTWFRKNQELNWFARDDYERIVAQVAEALGL; translated from the coding sequence GTGAAACATCCTGCAATAGCTCCCTCTTTAACAAGCATTGATTGTCCGATCATCGTCTTGGTTGGTCCCACTGCTGTGGGCAAAACCGCTCTCTCTCTCCAATTAGTTCAGCGTTTTGACTGCGAGATTATCAGCATGGACTCCATGCAGGTCTATCGCCATATGGACATTGGCACGGCCAAGCCAAGCCAGGAAGAACAGGCCCTGGTTCCTCATCACCTCATCGATATCATTGACCCGGATGATCAGTACGATGCGGCCCGCTTTGTCCATGATGCCTTAGCAGTTATTGAGGACATTGCCTCCCGCAACCGTACCGTGCTGCTGACCGGCGGTACCGGGTTGTATCTCAAGGGCTTGTTTGAGGGCTTATTTGCTGGCCTGCCTGCGGATGAAGCAATTCGAGCAGAGCTGCGTCAGCGTCTGGAGCAAGAGGGACGGGAGGCGCTCCATACAGAGCTTTGTCGGGTTGATCCGGTGGCAGGAGCGCGAGTGCATGCCAATGATACCCAGCGCTTATTACGGGGCCTGGAAATATATCTGAGCTCCGGTCGCACCTGGACCGAACTCATTGCTGAGCAGCAAGAGCAGAAAAAGAATCAGAGAGCGCGCTTCACCCGAGTCTTTCAGGTTGCCCTGAATTGTGAGCGGGACCAGCTCTATGAGCGGATCGCCCAGCGCTCGCAGATCATGCTGAAGCAGGGCCTGATTGCGGAGGTGGAGCGTTTGCGGAGTATGGGCTATGCCCCGGAGCTGCCTTCTATGCAGGCCATCGGCTATAAGCATGTCAATAACCTGCTGTCCGAGGAATGGAACCAGGAGGAGATGCTGGAATATCTGGTCCGGGATACCCGGAGGTATGCCAAGCGGCAGATGACCTGGTTCAGGAAAAATCAGGAACTTAACTGGTTTGCCCGGGATGATTATGAGCGGATTGTCGCGCAGGTGGCGGAAGCACTGGGGTTGTAG
- a CDS encoding UPF0175 family protein: MSVHVTIDLPEASFSILRTTPAAFVQELRLAAAVKWYEMGKISQAKAAELAGLSRAQFLNALGQFNVSPYQITPEDLAAEVGDV, translated from the coding sequence ATGTCAGTACATGTGACTATAGATCTCCCGGAAGCATCGTTTTCCATTCTCCGCACTACGCCGGCAGCCTTTGTGCAGGAATTGCGGTTGGCAGCTGCTGTCAAATGGTATGAAATGGGGAAAATTTCGCAGGCTAAAGCAGCGGAATTGGCCGGGCTCAGTCGGGCGCAATTTCTCAACGCCTTGGGACAGTTCAATGTTTCACCCTATCAGATTACCCCGGAAGATTTGGCGGCAGAGGTAGGAGATGTCTGA
- a CDS encoding DUF3368 domain-containing protein, with the protein MSERLWVVNASPIISLANIEHAHLLPDSCDRMIIPRAVEQEILNGFDDDLAKHWISTIGQQWVRDTGSVTPLVAAWDLGAGESAVLSWSYHHTEYQAVVDDLAARKCAKAFGIGLCGTIGVIVIAKKIGIIPNVKFLLNRLIDVDFRIDDRLYLVALQLADETA; encoded by the coding sequence ATGTCTGAACGCTTGTGGGTGGTCAACGCATCGCCTATCATTTCCCTTGCCAATATCGAGCATGCGCATCTGTTGCCGGATTCATGCGACCGGATGATCATTCCTCGCGCCGTCGAGCAGGAGATTCTTAACGGGTTTGATGATGATCTTGCGAAACACTGGATTTCCACCATTGGCCAGCAATGGGTGCGGGATACCGGGTCTGTTACACCCCTTGTTGCGGCTTGGGATCTCGGTGCCGGTGAAAGTGCGGTCCTCTCATGGAGTTATCATCACACGGAATATCAGGCCGTTGTTGATGATCTGGCTGCTCGAAAGTGTGCGAAAGCCTTCGGTATTGGATTGTGCGGAACCATCGGCGTGATCGTGATAGCGAAAAAAATCGGGATTATCCCTAACGTGAAATTTCTCCTCAATCGCCTGATCGATGTGGACTTCAGGATAGATGATCGGTTGTATCTGGTTGCTTTACAGTTAGCAGACGAAACAGCGTAA
- a CDS encoding transposase yields MKKHDPEAGLSRIQRKWLSFCIFGILMMNSINWASFERAGFGGYKKAALSWMFRHGKIFWDHLLIASVKLVLRQYDIKEGIAVLDELDRARCKKTKRIHKAYKQKDKKTGGYVNGQTVVLLLLVTDSITFPVGFKFYMPDPVQTAWKKEDKKLRKKGVPKEKRPVSPDPDPEYPTKQSLALELLKEFKQNHPEISVQCLLADALYGTGDFMDKGCGILGTSQVISQLHSNQIIYYRGRKKNLSDFFNVTCKGTIRKVRVRGGEEITMTVASARLHVKAHGKKRFVIAVKYENEKDYRYLVATDMSWRTEDIIRAYTLRWLVEVFFEDWKLYEGWGQEARQFDEKGSSRSLILSLLFDHCLLLHPEQVARIDNKLPAFTVGSLRRRTQMEGLLEFIQFLLQQDNAGKQLEKLGKKVKEFFQLVPSSKHMSGRDLGRLEATPSLSYRACHC; encoded by the coding sequence TTGAAAAAACATGACCCTGAAGCCGGACTTTCCCGTATTCAGAGAAAATGGCTATCATTTTGTATCTTCGGCATATTGATGATGAACTCTATAAACTGGGCGAGCTTTGAACGTGCCGGTTTTGGCGGATATAAAAAAGCCGCTCTTTCGTGGATGTTTCGTCACGGCAAAATATTCTGGGATCATCTGCTGATCGCAAGTGTCAAGCTTGTTTTGCGACAATACGATATAAAAGAAGGCATTGCTGTGTTGGATGAGCTGGACCGGGCCCGTTGTAAAAAAACAAAAAGGATCCATAAGGCATACAAACAGAAAGATAAGAAAACAGGTGGTTACGTTAATGGCCAAACTGTTGTTCTCTTACTTCTGGTGACGGACAGCATTACTTTTCCGGTTGGTTTCAAATTCTATATGCCCGATCCTGTTCAAACTGCCTGGAAGAAAGAGGATAAAAAACTTCGCAAGAAAGGGGTTCCAAAGGAGAAACGACCAGTGAGCCCCGATCCTGATCCGGAATATCCGACAAAACAGAGCCTGGCACTGGAGCTGCTTAAAGAATTCAAACAAAATCACCCGGAAATCTCTGTACAATGCCTGCTGGCCGATGCCTTGTACGGAACCGGTGATTTCATGGATAAGGGGTGCGGCATACTCGGTACAAGCCAGGTTATAAGTCAGCTTCATTCCAACCAAATTATATATTACCGAGGGCGAAAGAAGAATCTGTCTGATTTTTTTAATGTAACCTGCAAAGGGACAATACGTAAAGTGCGTGTCCGGGGCGGTGAAGAAATCACAATGACTGTGGCCAGTGCTCGCCTCCATGTTAAAGCGCATGGTAAAAAACGCTTTGTTATTGCTGTTAAATATGAAAATGAAAAAGACTACCGTTATCTTGTTGCCACTGATATGAGCTGGCGAACAGAGGATATTATTCGCGCCTATACCTTGAGATGGCTTGTGGAGGTTTTCTTTGAGGACTGGAAGCTTTACGAGGGTTGGGGGCAGGAGGCCCGACAGTTTGACGAGAAGGGATCAAGCCGAAGCCTGATTCTGAGTCTACTGTTCGACCACTGCCTCCTTCTTCATCCAGAGCAAGTAGCCCGCATAGATAACAAACTGCCTGCGTTTACCGTAGGCAGCCTACGACGAAGAACTCAAATGGAAGGATTGCTTGAATTTATCCAGTTTCTGCTTCAGCAGGACAATGCCGGAAAACAGCTTGAAAAGTTAGGCAAAAAAGTCAAAGAGTTTTTTCAGCTTGTTCCTTCCAGCAAACATATGAGTGGGCGGGATCTCGGAAGACTGGAGGCAACGCCTTCATTATCCTACAGAGCTTGCCATTGTTAG
- a CDS encoding transposase, which translates to MSVDENTGIQALERKNPAKKIEPGKPERIEFEYIRHGTLSLIANFDVVTGKIVSPSIGETRNEYDFCEHIRNLILSDPEAQEWVFVTDQLNTHQSESLVKLVSELCGIKEDLGVKGKKGILKSKESRAEFLRMKEHPIRFVYTPKHCSWLNQVEIWFSILTKKIIKRGNFTSKEDLKRKLLDFICYFNATMAKPYKWTFNGLPLKA; encoded by the coding sequence ATGAGCGTTGATGAAAACACCGGTATTCAGGCTCTTGAGAGAAAAAATCCTGCGAAAAAGATAGAGCCGGGAAAGCCGGAGAGGATTGAGTTTGAATACATCAGGCACGGAACCCTCTCACTTATCGCAAACTTTGACGTAGTAACTGGAAAAATCGTCTCTCCCAGCATAGGAGAAACTCGAAACGAATATGATTTTTGCGAACATATTCGAAATCTTATATTAAGCGATCCAGAGGCTCAAGAGTGGGTGTTTGTGACCGACCAGCTCAATACTCATCAATCGGAATCGCTTGTGAAATTGGTCAGTGAGCTATGCGGGATCAAAGAAGATTTGGGTGTCAAAGGAAAGAAAGGTATATTGAAATCAAAGGAAAGCAGAGCTGAATTTCTCAGGATGAAAGAGCATCCGATTCGCTTCGTTTATACGCCGAAACACTGTTCATGGCTCAATCAAGTAGAAATTTGGTTCAGTATCCTTACCAAAAAGATCATCAAACGAGGTAACTTTACATCGAAAGAAGATCTTAAAAGAAAACTTCTTGACTTTATTTGTTATTTTAATGCCACAATGGCTAAACCATACAAATGGACATTTAATGGGTTGCCGCTAAAAGCATAG
- a CDS encoding pyridoxal phosphate-dependent aminotransferase — translation MRTDILHIGAGELTYEIRNIVNVGNQLQALGLNVNWENIGDPVAKGEQIPAWMKDIVANAAQQNATYGYSPTKGMPATRQFLAEQTNALGGVQISPEDIIFFNGLGDAISKIFGFLRRTARVLVPTPSYTTHSSAEAAHAGDRPLTYMLDPQNNWYPDLADIENHIRYNPTVAGILIINPDNPTGAVYPEEILRSIVALAEKYDLFIVCDEVYQNMVYNGTKAVPLATLIGDKVPAICMRGVSKEMPWPGGRCGWIEVYNSHHDPMFEKYINSILNAKMMEVCSTTLPQVVLPQVIQHPEYQTYLDERVQRYEKHSNIAYDTLKDVDGVVVNRTNGAFYMSVAFAEGVLNHQQTLPIENEQVQSTVEKMVSGPDVSPDKRFVYYLLGSSGVCVVPLSSFATKMQGFRITLLERDEEIFTQIFHTIAASIKEYLASA, via the coding sequence ATGCGAACGGATATTCTGCATATTGGTGCAGGTGAATTAACCTACGAAATTCGCAATATTGTCAACGTCGGCAACCAGTTGCAAGCACTCGGTCTCAATGTAAACTGGGAGAACATCGGCGATCCCGTGGCAAAGGGAGAACAGATCCCAGCGTGGATGAAGGATATTGTTGCCAACGCGGCCCAGCAGAACGCGACCTACGGCTATTCACCGACCAAGGGGATGCCAGCGACCCGGCAGTTTCTCGCAGAACAAACCAATGCGCTTGGTGGAGTACAGATCAGCCCGGAAGATATCATCTTTTTTAACGGACTGGGTGATGCCATTTCCAAAATCTTCGGTTTTCTTCGCCGCACGGCAAGGGTTCTGGTGCCCACCCCCAGCTATACGACCCACTCCTCTGCTGAGGCGGCTCATGCTGGCGACCGTCCACTGACCTATATGCTTGATCCGCAGAATAATTGGTACCCGGATCTGGCAGATATTGAAAACCATATCCGCTATAATCCGACAGTAGCTGGCATCCTGATTATCAATCCAGATAACCCGACCGGTGCTGTCTACCCTGAAGAGATCTTACGTAGCATCGTGGCTCTGGCGGAGAAATACGACCTCTTCATCGTCTGTGACGAGGTGTATCAGAACATGGTCTATAACGGCACCAAGGCGGTTCCTCTGGCCACCCTAATCGGCGACAAGGTACCTGCTATCTGTATGCGCGGGGTTTCAAAGGAAATGCCGTGGCCTGGCGGACGCTGTGGCTGGATTGAGGTCTATAACAGTCACCATGACCCCATGTTTGAAAAGTACATCAACTCCATCCTCAATGCCAAGATGATGGAGGTTTGTTCCACCACCCTGCCCCAGGTGGTTCTTCCTCAGGTGATTCAGCATCCTGAATATCAGACCTATCTGGACGAACGGGTACAGCGCTATGAAAAGCACTCCAACATTGCCTATGATACCCTCAAAGATGTTGACGGGGTTGTGGTGAACAGGACCAACGGGGCCTTTTATATGAGTGTGGCCTTTGCAGAGGGCGTGCTCAATCATCAGCAGACCCTGCCCATAGAAAACGAGCAGGTGCAGAGCACGGTAGAGAAGATGGTCAGCGGACCGGATGTCTCGCCGGATAAACGCTTTGTCTATTACCTGCTGGGTTCATCAGGGGTCTGTGTGGTGCCGCTATCTTCCTTTGCCACCAAGATGCAGGGCTTCCGCATTACTCTGCTGGAGCGGGATGAGGAAATCTTCACCCAGATCTTCCATACCATTGCTGCATCAATCAAGGAGTATCTGGCGTCGGCCTGA
- a CDS encoding deoxyguanosinetriphosphate triphosphohydrolase, with product MNIRCQQEEQEKNILSPYACLSTMSRGRLREEPECDLRTVFQRDRDRIIHSKTFRRLKHKTQVFLSPTGDHYRTRLTHVLEVSQIARTIAACLRLNEHLTEAIALGHDLGHTPFGHAGEYSLNRLHPGGFKHYIQSLRVVDFIEANGKGLNLTWEVRNGIVKHSKGYRDILPDDSKDLPATLEGQAVRVADIIAYLNHDMDDALRAGMVRETDLPKHLREVVGNRPSMRIDTMVRDLITETLHHDDGRLHLSPMMQEVIKDLRSFLYNKVYRNYRVHNEFEKAQNIINELYGFFLEYEFSDNREHPFIERPPVRGDKARKQLHRQVCDFIAGMTDRYALGVYRHIFLPKPWSVL from the coding sequence GTGAATATTCGTTGCCAACAGGAAGAACAAGAAAAAAATATCCTTTCCCCATATGCCTGCCTGAGTACAATGTCGCGGGGGCGTCTGCGGGAAGAGCCAGAATGTGATCTGCGGACGGTTTTTCAGAGGGATCGGGATCGTATTATTCACTCGAAAACCTTTCGCCGTCTCAAGCATAAGACCCAGGTTTTTCTTTCCCCGACTGGTGATCATTATCGTACCCGGCTTACCCATGTTCTTGAGGTTTCCCAGATTGCCCGGACCATTGCGGCCTGCCTGCGTCTTAATGAACATCTGACTGAGGCCATAGCCTTGGGCCATGACCTGGGGCACACGCCTTTTGGTCATGCTGGAGAATATAGTTTAAATAGGTTGCATCCTGGTGGGTTTAAGCATTATATCCAAAGTCTGCGGGTGGTTGATTTTATCGAGGCGAACGGGAAGGGCTTGAATCTTACCTGGGAGGTGCGAAACGGGATTGTCAAGCATTCCAAGGGCTATCGGGATATCCTGCCGGATGATAGTAAAGACTTACCCGCGACCCTGGAGGGGCAGGCAGTGCGGGTGGCGGATATCATCGCGTATCTTAATCATGATATGGATGATGCCCTGCGAGCCGGGATGGTCCGGGAGACAGATCTCCCCAAGCACCTGCGCGAGGTGGTGGGGAATAGACCCTCCATGCGCATTGATACGATGGTCCGGGACCTGATCACAGAGACCCTGCATCATGATGATGGCCGCCTGCACCTGAGTCCGATGATGCAGGAGGTGATCAAGGATTTGCGCAGTTTTCTTTATAACAAGGTGTACCGTAACTATCGTGTCCATAACGAGTTTGAAAAGGCCCAGAACATCATCAATGAGTTGTACGGCTTTTTCCTTGAATACGAGTTTTCCGATAATCGGGAGCATCCCTTTATCGAGCGTCCTCCGGTGCGGGGCGATAAAGCGAGGAAACAACTCCATCGTCAGGTCTGTGATTTTATTGCCGGGATGACGGATCGCTATGCCTTGGGTGTTTATCGGCATATTTTTCTGCCCAAACCCTGGTCAGTGTTGTAA
- a CDS encoding 4Fe-4S dicluster-binding protein: MGHLQYHSYGRMAERLGQYVPGAFVSATLIEILKQLVSEEEAQLCSVMPLRIVPAEKMAKIWKMSVDEAREILDRLAGKGVVYAFAKEDGIKYGLAPPVLGFVEFSLMRTDGKLDAKRLSELYHQYCQVEGDFVQQHGAVQEPAFTRVYAGEDALEDMSAEVLPHDRVSVGIDNATCITVGLCYCRHKMEHLGQACSAPQEACLTFNEVARYLADYGIAKEISKEEAHRIVKECMDSGLMQIGDNTKSELAVICNCCGCCCDLLLGYKKYGSSGLVSPSAFIAEIEPQTCISCGECYERCPVDAIDTSGEKPVVKKDVCLGCGVCARFCPSSSCFLHLRPERPYIPEDSIEKIYVSAIHAGKLGNYIFADQTSRIQALLRKVVNKAVTLRSVKTVLLSQSVQNTALRLMRKGDRT, encoded by the coding sequence ATGGGGCATTTACAATATCATAGCTACGGTAGGATGGCGGAACGACTGGGCCAATATGTTCCAGGCGCCTTTGTTTCTGCAACCCTGATTGAGATACTCAAGCAATTGGTCTCAGAGGAGGAGGCGCAGCTCTGCTCTGTCATGCCACTGCGCATCGTGCCAGCAGAAAAAATGGCCAAGATCTGGAAGATGAGTGTTGATGAGGCCCGTGAAATCCTGGACCGGCTGGCCGGGAAGGGGGTAGTGTATGCCTTTGCCAAGGAGGACGGCATCAAGTACGGATTGGCGCCGCCTGTGCTCGGCTTTGTTGAGTTTTCTCTGATGCGCACAGATGGCAAGCTGGATGCAAAGCGTCTCTCCGAGCTCTACCATCAATACTGTCAGGTGGAAGGTGATTTTGTTCAGCAGCACGGTGCGGTGCAGGAACCAGCCTTTACTCGGGTTTATGCGGGTGAGGATGCCTTGGAGGATATGAGCGCTGAGGTGCTTCCCCATGACCGGGTCAGTGTGGGGATTGATAATGCAACCTGCATTACGGTAGGGCTCTGTTATTGCCGTCATAAGATGGAACACCTGGGCCAAGCCTGCTCCGCCCCCCAGGAGGCCTGTTTGACCTTTAACGAGGTGGCACGGTACTTGGCTGACTACGGCATTGCCAAAGAGATTAGCAAAGAAGAGGCCCACCGCATTGTCAAGGAATGCATGGACAGCGGCTTGATGCAGATCGGCGATAATACCAAGAGCGAGCTGGCTGTGATCTGTAACTGCTGTGGCTGTTGCTGCGATCTTCTGCTTGGCTATAAGAAATACGGAAGCAGCGGCCTGGTTAGCCCGTCAGCCTTTATTGCCGAGATTGAACCGCAGACCTGTATCTCTTGCGGTGAGTGTTATGAACGTTGCCCGGTAGACGCCATTGATACCAGCGGGGAAAAACCAGTTGTCAAAAAAGATGTCTGTCTAGGATGCGGCGTCTGTGCCCGTTTCTGTCCAAGCAGTTCCTGCTTCTTGCATCTTCGACCTGAACGGCCCTACATTCCAGAGGACTCCATAGAAAAAATATATGTATCCGCCATTCATGCAGGGAAACTGGGGAATTATATCTTTGCCGACCAGACCAGCCGAATCCAGGCCCTGCTACGTAAGGTGGTCAATAAGGCCGTGACCCTGCGGTCGGTGAAGACTGTGCTGCTGTCTCAGTCTGTGCAGAATACTGCTTTGCGGTTGATGCGGAAGGGGGATAGGACCTGA
- a CDS encoding P-loop NTPase fold protein → MSRYSNDEWTLVDTLGYEPFIQQLLKLIEKAQPPFSIGIYGGWGTGKTSIMRQLFFRTGGRVSSVLLPLSESPVEERLDSETQRMIKEFSENETRMRAVWFNPWQHQFDNDPIIGLLHEIRDNFDLFTQVGEEAKKLADVSVRGGLDILSGIINKLTKVKVDPGALEKYGEKYEAKEFAVKSSSQRFRLLFEKAIDKLLGEEHKALVVYIDDLDRCTDTNTIKLIEGIKLYLSTSNCIFVFGMDQVNVLRALEHHQIHKDYLDKLFQSIIRIPLSRKYPALIQNIVRSYFPDLDTGGLTNLLTDILEKNPRKVKNFLNSFRSYWEFINLPVTTGDDQSGLKIEIAALFHYLRIYCEPVFTVLERHPDYVEALSNVCQNNPPDRNVERLFYEYLRNPISVEVEPVDDAEDEELVSAGRLDKEELEYMKDISPRYESLENFKRHFTDSLQFPMNDHDSATLNRYLGVIDYA, encoded by the coding sequence TTGAGTCGCTACAGTAATGATGAATGGACCTTGGTGGACACCTTAGGATATGAGCCTTTTATTCAACAGCTTCTCAAATTGATTGAAAAAGCCCAACCTCCTTTTTCAATCGGCATATATGGTGGTTGGGGAACAGGAAAGACCAGTATTATGCGTCAGTTGTTTTTCCGAACCGGCGGGAGGGTTTCTTCTGTCCTTTTGCCCTTATCAGAAAGTCCTGTTGAGGAACGTCTTGACTCGGAAACTCAGAGAATGATTAAAGAGTTCAGCGAGAATGAAACCAGAATGCGGGCGGTCTGGTTCAATCCCTGGCAGCACCAGTTTGATAACGACCCTATCATTGGCTTGCTTCATGAAATCCGGGATAATTTCGATCTCTTTACGCAAGTAGGCGAGGAAGCAAAAAAACTTGCTGATGTGAGTGTGCGGGGAGGGCTTGATATCCTGAGCGGTATCATCAATAAACTGACTAAGGTGAAAGTTGACCCGGGAGCACTTGAGAAGTACGGAGAAAAATACGAGGCAAAGGAATTTGCAGTCAAAAGTTCATCTCAACGTTTTCGCCTCCTTTTTGAGAAGGCCATCGATAAACTCCTGGGAGAGGAGCATAAGGCCTTGGTTGTCTATATTGATGACCTGGATCGCTGCACAGACACCAACACCATTAAGCTGATCGAAGGGATCAAACTCTATCTCTCCACCTCTAATTGTATTTTCGTTTTCGGCATGGATCAGGTCAATGTCCTGCGGGCCTTGGAGCATCATCAGATCCACAAGGATTATCTGGACAAGCTCTTTCAGAGCATTATCCGCATCCCTTTGAGCAGAAAATATCCCGCGTTAATTCAGAATATTGTCAGAAGCTATTTTCCAGATCTGGACACTGGCGGGCTGACCAATTTGCTTACTGATATTCTGGAGAAGAATCCGCGCAAAGTAAAAAACTTTCTCAACTCCTTCAGGTCCTATTGGGAATTCATCAATCTGCCGGTGACTACCGGAGATGATCAAAGCGGGCTGAAAATTGAAATTGCCGCTCTGTTTCACTATCTGCGTATCTACTGCGAACCTGTCTTTACCGTTCTGGAACGACATCCTGATTATGTTGAAGCGTTGAGCAACGTTTGTCAGAATAATCCGCCGGATCGTAATGTTGAACGCCTGTTTTATGAATATCTGCGTAATCCGATTTCCGTAGAGGTAGAGCCTGTGGACGATGCAGAGGATGAAGAGCTGGTTTCCGCAGGCCGTTTGGACAAAGAAGAACTTGAGTATATGAAAGACATCTCGCCTCGTTATGAATCTCTGGAAAACTTCAAAAGGCATTTTACCGATTCTCTCCAGTTTCCAATGAACGACCACGATTCGGCAACTTTAAACAGGTACCTGGGAGTGATTGACTATGCATAA